A region from the Thauera humireducens genome encodes:
- a CDS encoding nuclear transport factor 2 family protein, which produces MSTSATEICNLLYRYAEAIDEGRLEDAAALFRHARIETGAAGPLDADGLLALWRKILVIHPCGTPRTRHLVTNPILDIDEAAGTARVRSCFTVMQATDDLPLQVIASGRYHDRFARIDGEWCFVERDYRQLDFTGDLSRHLRVPVRTGSRR; this is translated from the coding sequence ATGAGCACCTCCGCCACCGAAATCTGCAACCTGCTCTACCGCTACGCCGAAGCCATCGACGAAGGCCGCCTTGAGGACGCTGCCGCCCTCTTCCGCCACGCCCGCATCGAAACCGGGGCCGCCGGTCCGCTCGACGCCGATGGCCTGCTCGCCCTGTGGCGCAAGATCCTGGTGATCCACCCCTGCGGCACGCCGCGCACCCGCCACCTCGTCACCAACCCCATCCTCGACATCGACGAGGCAGCCGGTACCGCGCGGGTCCGCTCCTGCTTCACCGTGATGCAGGCCACAGACGACCTCCCGCTGCAGGTCATCGCCAGCGGCCGCTATCACGACCGCTTCGCCCGCATCGACGGCGAATGGTGCTTCGTCGAACGCGACTACCGCCAGCTCGACTTCACCGGCGACCTCAGCCGGCACCTGCGCGTTCCCGTCAGGACCGGAAGCCGCCGCTGA
- a CDS encoding thioredoxin family protein, translating into MLEIKVLGPGCANCRKLEELVRDALATTGLQAEVVKVTDMNEILAYDVLKTPGLVIGGKLVSSGRIPTTATIAEWIRAA; encoded by the coding sequence ATGCTCGAAATCAAGGTGCTCGGTCCCGGCTGCGCCAACTGCCGCAAGCTGGAAGAGCTCGTCCGTGACGCGCTCGCGACCACCGGCCTTCAGGCCGAAGTCGTCAAGGTCACCGACATGAACGAGATCCTCGCCTACGACGTGCTCAAGACCCCGGGGCTGGTGATTGGCGGCAAGCTGGTGTCGTCGGGGCGGATTCCGACGACGGCAACGATTGCGGAGTGGATCCGGGCGGCCTGA
- a CDS encoding permease, producing MDTMLSSVLPVFYGGLGNLAAYLAAHVLLCLLPAFFIAGAMSALIPKETVTRFLGRNSSKAVSYPAAAAAGSLLAVCSCTIVPLFAGIYKKGAGLGPAITFLFFAPAANILALVYTGGIIGPDLAAARFLLSLTFGIGIGLIMALIFRSDDAAHDRATDTAFGAQGAGMGRMALVFLFVWVALLLAGTLKLDVLTGTYLDVRLPLADAQGWQAVLDRLVPYDAARGEEGVSLQGVVLIGLLGAIGFAAWRGLENIADGANAWTWISLALIAATLLVAALAVQPVEGGLRVGLTGKFFGVAAALAVLSYIVRHRLNEDELRDWLWESWRFVKQIFPLLVVGVFIVGMIRVLIRPEWIQMLAGTNSLTGNLAGVVFGVFMYFPTLVEVPIAKMFLELGMHRGPLLAYLMSDPELSLQSILIISAIIGRRKTFTYVGLVALFSAAAGLIYGAWIDGVSLLMLALYLAGFIALLAVLLSVASRNASSLKGI from the coding sequence ATGGACACCATGCTTTCCTCGGTTCTCCCAGTCTTCTACGGCGGGCTGGGCAATCTGGCCGCTTACCTTGCGGCCCATGTGCTGCTGTGCCTGCTGCCCGCGTTCTTCATCGCCGGGGCGATGTCGGCGCTGATTCCCAAGGAGACCGTCACCCGTTTCCTCGGTCGCAACTCCAGCAAGGCAGTGTCGTATCCCGCTGCCGCAGCCGCCGGGTCCCTGCTGGCGGTGTGCTCGTGCACCATCGTTCCGCTCTTCGCCGGTATCTACAAGAAGGGCGCCGGCCTGGGCCCGGCGATCACCTTCCTGTTCTTCGCGCCGGCGGCCAACATCCTGGCGCTGGTCTACACCGGCGGCATCATCGGCCCCGATCTTGCCGCCGCGCGCTTTCTGCTGTCGCTGACCTTCGGCATCGGCATCGGCCTGATCATGGCCTTGATCTTTCGCAGCGACGACGCCGCGCATGACCGTGCCACCGACACCGCCTTCGGTGCGCAGGGCGCCGGGATGGGGCGGATGGCGCTGGTCTTCCTGTTCGTCTGGGTGGCGCTGTTGCTGGCGGGAACGCTGAAGCTCGACGTGCTGACCGGGACGTATCTCGACGTCAGGCTGCCGCTCGCCGACGCGCAGGGCTGGCAGGCCGTGCTCGACCGCCTGGTGCCCTACGACGCCGCAAGAGGCGAGGAGGGCGTGTCGCTGCAGGGCGTGGTGCTGATCGGGCTGCTCGGCGCGATCGGCTTCGCCGCCTGGCGCGGGCTGGAAAACATCGCCGACGGTGCCAATGCATGGACCTGGATCAGCCTCGCACTGATCGCGGCGACCTTGCTGGTGGCCGCGCTGGCGGTGCAGCCGGTGGAAGGCGGGCTCCGCGTCGGCCTCACCGGCAAGTTCTTCGGCGTTGCCGCCGCGCTCGCGGTGCTGAGCTACATCGTCCGTCACCGACTGAACGAGGACGAGCTGCGCGACTGGCTATGGGAGTCCTGGCGCTTCGTGAAGCAGATCTTTCCGCTGCTGGTCGTGGGCGTGTTCATCGTCGGCATGATCCGCGTGCTGATCCGTCCCGAATGGATCCAGATGCTGGCGGGTACCAACTCGCTTACCGGCAACCTGGCGGGCGTGGTGTTCGGCGTGTTCATGTACTTCCCGACCCTGGTCGAGGTGCCGATCGCCAAGATGTTCCTCGAACTCGGCATGCATCGCGGCCCGCTGCTAGCCTACCTGATGTCCGACCCCGAGCTGTCGCTGCAGAGCATCCTGATCATCTCGGCGATCATCGGTCGCAGGAAGACCTTCACCTATGTCGGCCTGGTGGCACTCTTCAGTGCTGCCGCCGGGCTCATCTACGGGGCCTGGATCGACGGCGTTTCGCTGCTCATGCTCGCGCTCTACCTCGCGGGTTTCATCGCGCTGCTGGCGGTGCTGCTGTCGGTCGCAAGCCGCAACGCGTCCTCACTGAAAGGAATCTGA
- a CDS encoding sigma-70 family RNA polymerase sigma factor, protein MTVPCLLDAWSAHESELLRYLRHHVRPASEAEDVLHDLFLKALRQGERFCAVNNPRAWLFEVARNAVVDHARRTRSSEPLPEGLAERGAEPAAMGAQAMNVLPEPGLAPVDLLSACLPRVLTELAADDREALELCDIGGMSQKAFAALKGLSLPGAKSRVQRARQRLRAQLLCACQVQLDERGKVCCFVPRPPPG, encoded by the coding sequence GTGACGGTCCCCTGCCTGCTCGACGCCTGGTCGGCGCATGAATCCGAACTGCTGCGCTACCTGCGCCACCACGTCCGCCCGGCGTCCGAAGCCGAGGATGTACTGCACGATCTCTTCCTCAAGGCTTTGCGCCAGGGCGAGCGCTTCTGTGCGGTGAACAACCCCCGCGCCTGGCTGTTCGAGGTAGCGCGTAACGCGGTTGTCGATCATGCCCGGCGCACGCGCAGCAGCGAGCCGCTCCCCGAGGGTCTCGCCGAGCGCGGGGCCGAACCGGCGGCGATGGGTGCGCAGGCGATGAACGTGCTTCCCGAGCCTGGCCTCGCGCCGGTCGATCTGCTGTCGGCCTGCTTGCCGCGGGTGCTGACCGAGCTTGCTGCGGACGATCGCGAGGCGCTCGAGCTGTGCGACATCGGCGGGATGAGCCAGAAGGCCTTCGCCGCACTCAAGGGTCTGTCACTGCCCGGCGCAAAGTCGCGCGTTCAGCGCGCACGCCAGCGACTGCGGGCACAGTTGCTGTGCGCCTGCCAGGTGCAGCTCGACGAGCGCGGCAAGGTGTGCTGCTTCGTGCCGCGGCCGCCGCCCGGCTGA
- the arsH gene encoding arsenical resistance protein ArsH → MRGGAVSESAQVLQTTDLPNVDPVLFRVPDPAQLRAAQPSSHPPRIALLYGSLRVRSFSRLLAEEAARLLRAMGAEARIFNPSGLPLPDDAPDTHPKVVELRELTQWAEGMVWCSPERHGAMTGIIKAQIDWIPLSVGAVRPTQGKTLAVMQVCGGSQSFNAVNQMRVLGRWMRMLTIPNQSSVAKAFLEFDDHDRMKPSAYYDRVVDVMEELVKFTLLTRDIAPYLVDRYSERKESAAELSARVNQASI, encoded by the coding sequence ATGCGGGGGGGCGCCGTGTCTGAGTCCGCACAAGTTCTGCAAACCACCGACCTGCCCAACGTCGATCCGGTGCTATTCCGCGTGCCCGATCCAGCGCAGTTACGCGCCGCGCAGCCGTCCAGCCATCCGCCACGCATTGCGCTGCTCTACGGCTCGCTGCGCGTGCGCTCCTTCAGCCGCCTGTTGGCCGAGGAGGCCGCCCGACTGCTGCGCGCGATGGGTGCCGAGGCGCGCATCTTCAACCCCAGCGGTCTGCCGTTGCCCGACGATGCGCCCGACACACACCCCAAGGTGGTCGAACTGCGCGAACTCACCCAATGGGCCGAGGGCATGGTGTGGTGCTCGCCCGAGCGCCACGGCGCGATGACCGGCATCATTAAGGCGCAGATCGACTGGATTCCGCTGTCGGTCGGCGCCGTGCGTCCGACCCAGGGCAAGACGCTGGCGGTGATGCAGGTGTGCGGTGGTTCGCAGTCGTTCAATGCGGTCAACCAGATGCGGGTGCTCGGACGCTGGATGCGCATGCTGACCATTCCCAACCAGTCCTCGGTCGCCAAGGCCTTCCTCGAGTTCGACGACCACGACCGCATGAAGCCCTCGGCCTACTACGATCGCGTGGTGGACGTGATGGAGGAACTGGTGAAGTTCACGCTGCTGACGCGCGACATCGCGCCCTACCTGGTCGATCGCTACAGCGAGCGCAAGGAGAGCGCGGCCGAGCTGTCGGCGCGGGTGAATCAGGCGTCGATCTGA
- the arsC gene encoding arsenate reductase (glutaredoxin) (This arsenate reductase requires both glutathione and glutaredoxin to convert arsenate to arsenite, after which the efflux transporter formed by ArsA and ArsB can extrude the arsenite from the cell, providing resistance.), translating to MSDITIYHNPRCGTSRNTLAMIRNSGQEPEVIEYLKTPPGRDLLLALIAAAGLGVRGIMRAKEALFTELGLADPAKTDEELVDAMMAHPILINRPIVVTPLGTRLCRPSEVVLDILPQPQRGAFTKEDGERVVDAGGRRV from the coding sequence ATGAGCGACATCACGATCTATCACAACCCGCGCTGCGGCACTTCGCGCAACACCTTGGCGATGATTCGCAACAGTGGCCAAGAGCCCGAGGTCATCGAGTATCTCAAGACCCCGCCCGGCCGCGATCTGCTGCTCGCGCTGATCGCGGCCGCCGGCCTGGGGGTGCGCGGCATCATGCGCGCCAAGGAGGCGCTATTCACTGAACTTGGCCTCGCCGATCCGGCGAAGACCGATGAAGAACTGGTTGACGCGATGATGGCCCACCCCATCCTGATCAACCGCCCGATCGTCGTCACCCCGCTCGGCACGCGCCTGTGCCGTCCGTCTGAGGTCGTTCTCGACATCCTGCCGCAGCCTCAACGTGGTGCCTTCACCAAGGAAGATGGCGAGCGGGTGGTCGATGCGGGGGGGCGCCGTGTCTGA
- a CDS encoding MBL fold metallo-hydrolase, producing the protein MKAVADAGPAMLHAKAPSAATGATKPMTHCSLCWHHDAVSYPISATSTPRRPCKAMSPHVHTLARHFLSLAIVFSFASTAFADQGFTLAHHELSGGVHALLGPSGARSYQNHGLNANFGIIDTAEGAVLIDSGASQQGARLLEAEASRLTAKPVRWVINTGAQDHRWLGNDYFRNRGAEVIAHTLTAATQQRNAHAQLDSLRPVLKERLDDTEPVTANRLLEGAHTTLNLGGRQIEVHYFADAHFPGDVVVWLPEERILFAGDHVYVDRLLGILPQSNAETWLSAFEALMALGPDRIVPGHGSVSDLARAQADTGDYLAFIVNGVKPLAEDMVGVDAAVAQLGDAPQFARLANYEELHRGNVSQAYLRLEAAQ; encoded by the coding sequence ATGAAAGCGGTGGCTGACGCCGGCCCAGCGATGTTACATGCCAAAGCGCCGAGCGCCGCCACCGGGGCGACAAAACCGATGACTCACTGCAGCCTGTGCTGGCACCATGACGCCGTGTCATACCCGATTTCGGCCACCAGCACGCCACGCCGCCCCTGCAAAGCAATGAGCCCTCACGTCCACACCCTCGCCCGACACTTCCTCAGCCTTGCGATTGTGTTCAGCTTCGCATCGACCGCGTTTGCCGATCAAGGCTTCACGCTTGCGCACCACGAGCTTTCAGGCGGAGTCCATGCACTGCTCGGCCCCTCCGGCGCACGCAGCTACCAGAATCACGGCTTGAATGCCAACTTCGGGATCATCGATACCGCCGAAGGCGCTGTGCTGATCGACAGTGGCGCGTCGCAGCAGGGCGCTCGCCTGCTCGAAGCCGAGGCCTCTCGCCTCACTGCCAAGCCGGTGCGATGGGTCATCAACACCGGCGCTCAGGATCATCGCTGGTTGGGGAATGACTACTTCCGCAATCGGGGCGCCGAAGTCATCGCCCATACGCTCACCGCCGCAACGCAGCAACGCAATGCGCACGCACAACTCGACAGCCTGCGTCCGGTGCTCAAGGAACGGCTCGACGATACGGAACCGGTCACCGCAAACCGCCTCCTCGAAGGCGCACATACAACGCTGAATCTTGGCGGCCGGCAGATCGAGGTTCATTACTTCGCCGATGCCCACTTTCCGGGCGATGTGGTCGTCTGGTTGCCCGAGGAGCGCATTCTTTTCGCGGGCGATCACGTCTACGTCGATCGATTGCTCGGCATCCTGCCGCAGAGCAATGCCGAGACATGGCTGAGTGCATTCGAGGCGCTCATGGCGCTCGGTCCAGACCGCATCGTTCCCGGTCATGGTTCGGTGAGCGATCTAGCCCGGGCGCAGGCCGACACCGGCGATTACCTCGCCTTCATCGTCAATGGCGTCAAGCCCTTGGCCGAAGACATGGTGGGTGTCGACGCGGCCGTCGCCCAACTCGGCGATGCACCACAATTCGCCCGCCTCGCCAACTACGAAGAGTTGCATCGGGGGAACGTGAGCCAGGCGTATTTGCGTCTTGAAGCCGCGCAGTGA
- the npdG gene encoding NADPH-dependent F420 reductase, translating into MVIDNTNTIGVIGGTGKLGAALARRWAKAGLRVAIGSRDADKAREAAAALAAETGASVDSGLNADIAARADLIVVSVPFASQVATLEEIRAAAAGKLVVDTTVPLMPPKVMRVQLPAEGCAALRAQQVLGEAVRVVSAFHNVAAHKLATDEDIACDVLVFGDDKADRSQVMALADAAGLRGLHGGALPNSAAAEAMTSVLIFLNKTYRVDGAGLCITGELDMNADA; encoded by the coding sequence ATGGTCATCGACAACACAAACACAATTGGCGTCATCGGCGGTACCGGCAAGCTGGGCGCGGCGCTCGCACGCCGCTGGGCGAAGGCGGGGCTGCGCGTGGCGATCGGCTCGCGCGATGCGGACAAGGCCCGCGAAGCGGCCGCCGCGCTGGCGGCGGAGACCGGCGCCAGCGTCGATTCGGGCCTCAACGCCGACATCGCCGCCCGTGCCGATCTGATCGTGGTCAGCGTGCCCTTTGCGTCGCAGGTCGCCACGCTGGAGGAAATCCGCGCGGCTGCGGCCGGCAAGCTGGTGGTGGATACCACCGTGCCGCTGATGCCGCCCAAGGTGATGCGCGTGCAGTTGCCGGCCGAAGGCTGCGCGGCGCTGCGCGCGCAGCAGGTGCTGGGCGAGGCGGTGCGCGTGGTCTCGGCCTTTCACAACGTGGCCGCCCACAAGCTGGCGACCGACGAGGACATCGCCTGCGACGTGCTGGTCTTCGGCGATGACAAGGCCGACCGCAGCCAGGTCATGGCGCTGGCCGATGCCGCCGGCCTGCGCGGTCTGCACGGCGGTGCCCTGCCAAACTCGGCAGCGGCCGAGGCAATGACCTCGGTGCTGATCTTTCTCAACAAGACCTATCGTGTCGATGGCGCCGGCCTGTGCATCACCGGCGAACTCGACATGAACGCCGA